Proteins encoded together in one Amphritea japonica ATCC BAA-1530 window:
- the lpxD gene encoding UDP-3-O-(3-hydroxymyristoyl)glucosamine N-acyltransferase — protein MSESSYSVTELALLLGAETVTSDYLIDGIGTLESATETQLSFLHNSRYQSQVSASAAGAILVTEAHRKDVQTVALVVDDPYLAYARATALFANNGRAVSQLVSPSAVISSDARVAADAVIGPHVVIGERVTIASGVVIEANCVIGTACSIGENTRLAANVTLYSDIEVGKDCLIHSGAVIGADGFGFANSNGDWVKIHQLGGVNIGDDVEIGAGTTIDRGALDDTVIGNGVILDNQIQIGHNTIIGDHTAVAACTAIAGSTRIGKRCTIAGACAIAGHLTIVEGTHITGMSMVSRSILQPGAYSSGTAAEPHQQWKRNAVRFRQLDEMSRRIKKLEKTVKQQNIEGQP, from the coding sequence ATGTCTGAATCGAGTTATTCAGTAACTGAACTGGCGCTACTTTTGGGTGCTGAGACTGTTACGTCGGATTATCTGATTGATGGGATTGGGACGTTAGAGTCTGCGACTGAAACCCAGTTGTCGTTTCTTCATAATAGCCGTTATCAGTCGCAAGTAAGCGCGAGCGCTGCAGGTGCAATTCTGGTAACAGAAGCGCACCGAAAAGATGTGCAGACCGTGGCGCTTGTTGTTGATGATCCCTATCTGGCATATGCCAGAGCCACGGCATTGTTTGCGAACAATGGTCGTGCTGTAAGTCAGTTAGTGAGCCCCTCAGCTGTTATTAGCTCCGATGCTAGGGTTGCTGCTGATGCGGTTATTGGTCCGCACGTAGTCATAGGAGAAAGGGTGACGATCGCTTCCGGAGTAGTTATCGAAGCGAATTGCGTCATCGGCACCGCTTGCTCCATAGGTGAAAATACCCGTCTGGCTGCCAATGTAACCTTGTATAGTGATATTGAAGTGGGAAAAGACTGTCTTATACATAGTGGGGCAGTCATTGGTGCGGATGGCTTTGGTTTTGCCAATAGCAACGGAGACTGGGTAAAAATTCATCAGTTGGGTGGTGTTAATATCGGCGATGATGTTGAAATAGGTGCCGGTACAACAATTGATCGAGGCGCTCTGGATGATACGGTTATTGGTAACGGTGTGATTCTGGATAACCAGATTCAGATAGGTCATAACACAATTATTGGTGATCATACGGCGGTTGCCGCTTGTACGGCGATTGCGGGTAGCACTCGTATAGGAAAAAGATGCACCATCGCTGGAGCTTGTGCAATAGCGGGGCATTTAACCATTGTAGAGGGTACGCATATCACGGGGATGTCGATGGTTAGTCGATCGATTTTACAACCGGGTGCATATTCTTCAGGGACTGCGGCAGAGCCGCATCAGCAATGGAAGCGTAATGCGGTGAGATTTCGTCAGTTAGATGAGATGTCTCGGCGCATTAAAAAATTAGAAAAAACTGTAAAGCAGCAGAACATTGAAGGTCAGCCTTAA
- the bamA gene encoding outer membrane protein assembly factor BamA, with protein MKIRIGLLFTLALLSSFAWAQSFTVEDVRLEGLQRVEPGLVLRNFDIDSGQSVDQDALAEATRRVFRTGYFDDIQIARDGNVLIVKVQERPAVSIIRLEGNKVLEDEMLLDGLKQNGLREGDVFKRATLDKIRQDLLRLYAGQGRYGAAIEAEVETLSENRVALNIDIKEGKVATIQHVNIVGNSVFTNEELQKEFSLKLPGFWDFFSDSDKYAREKLAGDLERLRSYYLDRGYINFTIDSSQVSLTPDKKHVFITVSVTEGEQFSIGEITVAGELVVDEQELLNEISITEGAIFSRREMTESQDALIRKLGDSGYLFANVSPVPKVVEGNTVNLQFFVAPGKRTYVRRISIKGNTKTADVVVRRSLSQMEGGIASTASVERSKQRIAQTGYFKDINVETTPVPGTDDLVDLQYSVIEDNTGNFAASVGFSQTSGAIFNLSVEQENFLGSGDSVGFGITQSDTITEYKFSYVEPYYTVDGVSRGYNVYSRETNYDEENVSNYSTDAIGGGVNFGYPMDDYQRLNFSFNYERLKVKTVSDTSTEVFDFLDAEGDEYNIFNTKLSWSDNHLDRKIFPTKGYSQSASIEIGIPGSDLSYHKEQYKGRIYYPLYDGGYIASVRGRLAYAGKLGDNAYPFFKNYYSGGLSSVRGFKANSLGPRDSKSDPFGGNVAIDFSGELIFPVPFLEDTDSMRTLIFADAGNVFQTECPAGSVNCDNGIKLDELRYSAGFGFSWLTPIGPISIALSKTLNAEDIDDERFFEFALGRTF; from the coding sequence ATGAAGATCAGAATCGGACTTCTTTTTACCCTGGCTTTACTGTCATCATTCGCGTGGGCGCAATCATTTACTGTTGAGGATGTACGGCTGGAGGGCTTGCAACGCGTTGAACCTGGACTGGTCTTGCGAAACTTTGACATAGACTCCGGTCAGAGTGTTGACCAGGATGCGCTTGCAGAGGCAACGCGTCGGGTCTTTCGCACCGGCTATTTCGATGATATTCAAATAGCCCGCGACGGCAACGTCTTGATTGTCAAAGTACAGGAGCGTCCTGCCGTCAGTATCATTCGTCTGGAAGGAAATAAAGTACTGGAAGATGAGATGCTGCTGGATGGCCTGAAGCAGAACGGTCTTCGTGAGGGTGATGTATTCAAGCGTGCGACGCTTGATAAAATCCGTCAGGATCTGTTGAGACTTTATGCCGGCCAGGGGCGTTATGGTGCAGCGATAGAAGCAGAAGTGGAAACGCTATCTGAGAACCGCGTAGCACTAAATATTGATATTAAAGAGGGCAAGGTCGCCACCATTCAACATGTCAATATTGTGGGTAACTCGGTCTTTACTAATGAAGAGTTGCAAAAAGAATTCTCATTGAAGTTGCCCGGTTTTTGGGATTTTTTCAGCGATTCCGATAAATATGCCCGTGAGAAATTGGCAGGTGACTTAGAGCGGCTCCGTTCATACTACCTTGATCGGGGATATATTAATTTCACGATTGATTCTTCTCAGGTCTCTTTGACGCCGGATAAAAAGCATGTCTTCATTACTGTGAGTGTCACTGAGGGTGAGCAATTCAGTATTGGAGAGATTACGGTTGCGGGTGAGCTGGTCGTCGATGAACAGGAACTATTAAACGAGATTTCAATCACAGAGGGAGCTATTTTCTCTCGCCGTGAGATGACGGAATCTCAGGATGCGCTGATTCGTAAACTGGGTGATAGCGGCTATCTGTTTGCAAATGTGAGTCCGGTGCCCAAGGTTGTAGAAGGCAATACGGTTAATCTGCAGTTCTTCGTGGCTCCGGGAAAGCGTACCTATGTTCGTCGTATCTCTATAAAGGGAAACACTAAGACTGCTGATGTGGTAGTGCGACGTTCATTATCTCAGATGGAAGGAGGCATTGCTTCGACCGCTTCAGTCGAAAGATCGAAGCAGCGTATTGCGCAAACTGGTTATTTTAAAGATATAAATGTGGAAACGACACCTGTGCCAGGCACGGATGATCTGGTTGATCTACAGTACAGTGTTATCGAGGATAATACGGGTAATTTTGCAGCCAGTGTTGGCTTCTCACAAACCAGTGGGGCGATTTTTAACCTGAGTGTTGAACAGGAAAACTTTCTTGGGTCAGGTGATAGTGTAGGTTTTGGTATTACTCAGAGTGATACTATTACTGAGTATAAGTTTAGCTACGTAGAACCTTACTATACTGTTGATGGTGTTAGTCGCGGGTATAATGTTTACTCTCGTGAAACTAACTACGACGAAGAAAATGTGAGTAATTACTCTACCGATGCTATAGGTGGCGGGGTTAATTTTGGTTATCCAATGGATGACTATCAGCGGCTTAATTTCAGTTTTAACTACGAAAGGCTGAAGGTGAAGACTGTCTCAGATACGTCTACTGAAGTGTTTGACTTCCTGGACGCAGAAGGCGATGAATACAATATCTTTAATACGAAACTGTCGTGGAGTGATAACCACCTGGATCGGAAGATATTCCCGACCAAAGGCTATTCCCAGAGTGCCTCAATTGAGATCGGTATCCCTGGTAGTGATCTGTCTTATCATAAAGAACAGTATAAGGGGCGAATCTACTACCCTCTTTATGACGGTGGGTATATTGCATCGGTGCGGGGTCGGTTGGCCTACGCGGGTAAGTTAGGTGATAACGCTTATCCCTTCTTTAAAAACTATTACAGCGGTGGTTTGAGTTCAGTACGTGGTTTTAAAGCTAACTCTCTGGGGCCTCGTGATTCTAAAAGCGATCCATTCGGCGGTAACGTTGCTATTGATTTCAGTGGCGAGCTAATCTTCCCGGTCCCTTTCTTAGAAGATACCGATTCAATGCGTACGTTGATATTTGCCGATGCAGGTAATGTGTTCCAGACAGAATGCCCTGCCGGTAGTGTCAATTGCGATAATGGTATTAAACTGGATGAGCTACGTTATTCTGCAGGCTTTGGTTTTAGTTGGCTGACACCGATTGGTCCAATATCTATTGCGCTTTCCAAAACCTTAAATGCAGAAGATATAGATGATGAGCGGTTCTTTGAATTTGCTCTTGGCCGAACTTTCTAA
- the fabZ gene encoding 3-hydroxyacyl-ACP dehydratase FabZ: protein MMDVNEIRKYLPHRYPFLLVDRVVELIPGESIVAYKNVTVNEPFFNGHFPDHPVMPGVLIQEAMAQAAGILGFKTMDKTPQDGSIYYFVGSDKLRFKRPVVPGDRLQLEAKIVSEKRGIWKFDVRATVDGELASSATILCADRKV, encoded by the coding sequence ATGATGGATGTAAACGAGATCCGCAAGTATTTACCACACCGTTACCCTTTCTTATTGGTTGATCGGGTGGTTGAATTAATTCCGGGAGAATCAATCGTTGCTTATAAGAACGTGACAGTGAATGAGCCGTTCTTTAATGGACATTTTCCGGATCATCCGGTCATGCCCGGTGTATTGATTCAGGAAGCGATGGCGCAAGCCGCAGGTATCCTTGGCTTTAAAACCATGGATAAAACACCTCAGGATGGATCTATTTATTACTTTGTAGGTTCTGATAAGCTACGTTTTAAGCGTCCGGTTGTTCCAGGCGATCGTCTACAGTTAGAGGCTAAAATTGTTTCTGAAAAACGCGGTATCTGGAAATTTGATGTTCGTGCTACAGTAGACGGTGAGCTGGCAAGCTCCGCGACTATTCTTTGTGCAGATAGAAAGGTTTAA
- the lpxA gene encoding acyl-ACP--UDP-N-acetylglucosamine O-acyltransferase, with translation MIHSSAIIDPSARLADDVEVGPWTVIGPQVEVGSGTKINSHVVIKGPTKIGSDNHIFQFASIGEDCQDKKYNGEPTELLIGNNNVFREGCTIHRGTVQDNSVTIIGSDNLFMANVHVAHDCVVGNDNILANNCAIAGHVKMGDNIILGGFTAVHQFCVIGSHSMCGAGTVVLKDIPAFVMSNGNSAQPHGINAEGLRRRGFSVEAIQNIKRAYKIIYRQGLKLDQAIEQLDVMVNETPEIQLLTHSLKASTRGIIR, from the coding sequence TTGATCCACTCAAGCGCCATTATTGATCCGTCTGCTCGCCTTGCTGATGATGTTGAGGTGGGGCCATGGACTGTTATAGGTCCTCAAGTTGAGGTCGGCTCCGGGACCAAAATAAACTCTCATGTGGTTATTAAAGGGCCGACAAAAATTGGCTCAGATAATCACATATTTCAGTTCGCCAGTATTGGTGAAGACTGTCAGGATAAAAAGTATAACGGTGAGCCTACAGAGCTTTTAATTGGCAACAACAACGTTTTTCGCGAAGGTTGCACTATTCACCGGGGTACGGTTCAGGATAACAGCGTTACTATTATCGGTAGCGATAATCTGTTTATGGCTAATGTTCACGTGGCCCATGATTGTGTAGTGGGTAACGATAATATTCTGGCTAATAACTGTGCGATTGCAGGCCACGTTAAGATGGGTGATAACATCATTCTGGGTGGTTTTACTGCGGTACATCAGTTTTGCGTGATTGGATCCCATAGTATGTGTGGCGCTGGCACTGTGGTGCTAAAGGATATTCCTGCATTTGTTATGTCCAACGGCAACAGCGCGCAGCCTCATGGCATAAATGCTGAAGGATTGCGGCGTCGCGGTTTCTCGGTTGAGGCTATTCAGAATATTAAACGCGCCTACAAGATAATCTATCGTCAGGGTTTGAAGCTGGATCAGGCTATAGAGCAGCTTGACGTGATGGTTAATGAAACTCCCGAAATACAGTTGCTGACACACTCTCTAAAGGCCTCGACTCGAGGCATCATTCGATAG
- a CDS encoding OmpH family outer membrane protein: MFRSLMIITGLLFSLNAMAEKIGTLSVQQALMTSQAAEAFRNQLKSEFSGEQKQLMDLEGQAKKLQENIQKGQGTQSKEVQDQQRVQFQKAYGEFQRLAQQLQQKQRQREEVFLQEMRPKLDKVIRGLIDDEGYDLVVSKEATIFAKPELDITAKVVELLNKQ, encoded by the coding sequence ATGTTTCGATCATTGATGATAATCACTGGATTACTGTTCAGCCTTAATGCGATGGCAGAGAAAATAGGTACTTTGAGTGTTCAGCAGGCATTGATGACCAGTCAGGCTGCGGAAGCGTTCCGTAATCAGCTAAAATCCGAGTTTAGTGGTGAACAGAAACAGCTGATGGATCTGGAAGGGCAGGCAAAAAAACTTCAGGAAAATATTCAAAAAGGTCAGGGTACTCAATCTAAGGAAGTTCAAGATCAGCAACGGGTTCAGTTTCAGAAGGCCTATGGTGAATTTCAGCGTCTGGCGCAGCAGTTACAGCAGAAACAGCGTCAGCGTGAAGAAGTCTTTCTGCAAGAGATGCGGCCTAAACTGGATAAGGTTATCCGCGGCTTGATTGATGATGAAGGCTACGATCTTGTCGTTAGTAAAGAAGCCACTATTTTTGCAAAACCTGAACTGGATATCACCGCCAAGGTGGTTGAGCTGTTGAATAAGCAGTAA
- the lpxB gene encoding lipid-A-disaccharide synthase: MSPLRIGIVAGEASGDILGAGLLAELNRRFPNITIEGIGGELMQEEGCHSLYPMDRLSVMGLVEVLSRLRELLGIRKALVTRFTDERPDVFIGIDAPDFTLNLEGKLRRIGIPTVHYVSPSVWAWRSKRVFKILKTTDLMLTLFPFEAKFYEKHAMPVEFVGHPLANMIPLEVSQAEARSELGLSQKQRIVALMPGSRSGELKYLAVPFLETARWLLKRQPDLTFVMPAANQQRFEHLRELLDQDYSDLPVTLILKRSRDVMTAADAILLASGTATLEALLLKKPMVVAYRMAPLTYKILSRLVKSEYISLPNLLADASLVPEILQDEVRPDVLGPAIEQALLDSDDSSELKQRFIDIHHQLRQDASKKAVDAIVKLLQARGRLDANVGF; encoded by the coding sequence ATGAGTCCCCTCCGCATAGGTATCGTTGCAGGTGAGGCGTCGGGAGATATTCTCGGTGCCGGGCTGTTGGCAGAATTAAATCGTCGTTTTCCTAATATTACGATTGAAGGTATTGGCGGTGAGCTGATGCAGGAAGAAGGCTGTCACAGCCTTTATCCCATGGATCGCTTGTCCGTGATGGGGCTGGTAGAAGTTCTGAGCCGGTTGCGGGAATTGTTAGGTATCCGCAAAGCACTTGTTACTCGCTTTACAGATGAAAGGCCTGATGTTTTCATCGGTATCGATGCGCCAGACTTTACGTTGAACCTGGAAGGTAAGCTTCGCCGTATCGGTATTCCAACGGTACATTACGTCAGTCCATCGGTATGGGCGTGGCGTAGTAAACGGGTTTTTAAAATCCTTAAAACCACAGATCTGATGCTGACTTTGTTTCCATTTGAAGCGAAGTTCTATGAAAAGCATGCTATGCCAGTTGAGTTTGTGGGCCACCCGCTTGCAAATATGATTCCTCTTGAGGTGAGCCAGGCAGAGGCTCGGTCTGAACTGGGGCTTTCGCAAAAACAGCGTATTGTAGCGTTAATGCCGGGTAGTCGCAGCGGTGAGCTTAAGTACCTGGCTGTTCCCTTCTTAGAGACGGCACGCTGGTTGCTAAAGCGACAGCCTGATCTGACTTTTGTCATGCCTGCGGCAAACCAGCAGCGGTTTGAACATCTACGTGAACTGTTAGATCAGGACTACAGTGACTTACCCGTAACGCTTATATTAAAAAGGTCCCGGGATGTTATGACGGCTGCCGATGCGATTTTGCTCGCATCGGGGACGGCAACCCTGGAAGCGTTATTATTAAAGAAGCCGATGGTTGTTGCCTATCGGATGGCACCGCTGACCTATAAAATTCTTTCGCGCTTAGTGAAGAGTGAGTATATCTCTTTGCCGAATCTCTTAGCTGATGCGTCGTTGGTTCCGGAAATTCTTCAGGATGAAGTAAGGCCGGATGTTCTTGGGCCTGCGATTGAACAAGCGTTATTGGATAGCGATGATAGCAGCGAACTAAAACAGCGTTTTATCGATATTCATCATCAATTACGTCAGGATGCCAGTAAAAAAGCGGTGGATGCGATTGTTAAGTTGTTACAGGCACGAGGACGGTTAGATGCAAACGTCGGCTTTTGA
- the rnhB gene encoding ribonuclease HII → MQTSAFDFSATKLIAGVDEVGRGPLIGNVVTAAVILDPANPIDGLTDSKKLSEKKREQLFPLIQERALAWSIAWATPAEIDELNILHATMLAMQRAVNQLSVTPEFALIDGNRCPPGLPCPAEAIVKGDLKEPAISAASILAKVYRDREMLELDLRHPDYGFAKHKGYPTALHMEKLRQHGPLPEHRRSFRPVADLLALTSTETE, encoded by the coding sequence ATGCAAACGTCGGCTTTTGACTTTTCCGCGACAAAACTGATCGCGGGTGTGGATGAAGTGGGGCGGGGGCCTCTGATTGGCAACGTTGTCACTGCGGCGGTTATTCTTGATCCGGCTAATCCTATCGATGGCTTAACTGACTCTAAGAAACTTAGCGAGAAGAAACGTGAGCAGTTATTCCCGTTGATCCAGGAGCGTGCGTTGGCCTGGTCGATCGCCTGGGCGACCCCTGCAGAAATCGATGAACTGAATATTCTTCATGCGACTATGCTGGCGATGCAACGGGCTGTGAATCAGCTGAGTGTGACGCCGGAATTCGCGTTAATCGACGGTAACCGTTGCCCTCCGGGGCTGCCCTGTCCTGCTGAAGCGATTGTAAAAGGTGACCTGAAAGAACCGGCGATCAGCGCTGCGTCTATTTTGGCGAAGGTTTATCGGGACCGAGAAATGCTAGAGCTCGACCTTCGCCATCCTGATTACGGGTTTGCAAAACATAAGGGTTATCCTACGGCGCTGCATATGGAAAAACTGCGCCAGCATGGGCCTCTTCCGGAACACCGTCGTAGCTTTAGACCGGTGGCTGACTTGTTAGCGTTAACTTCTACTGAAACTGAGTAA
- the dnaE gene encoding DNA polymerase III subunit alpha, protein MTDPAFVHLRMHTEFSLVDGLVRIKELVGVAKDQQIPAIAITDQVNLFALVKFFKATTGAGIKPIFGADVWLENESEPESPPHRLTLLAMNEKGYRNLMELISLAYEQGQSVQPELALLKKSWIFDRSQGLIVLSGAKEGEVGRALSDNDSARAVVEQWQQVFQDRFYLEIQRTGRPGDESCVHASVQLADETGCPLVATNEVMFIRPEDFEAHEVRVCINQSRTLEDPNRPKNYTEQQYLRSAEEMAELFSDIPSAVDNSVEIAKRCNVELDLGTYYLPKYPIPDGMTMDQFFADVSWKGLEERLDILLDKDAPDYAEKRKPYEERMVFELDIITQMGFPGYFLIVMDFIQWGKDNGVPVGPGRGSGAGSLVAYAQKITDLDPLEYDLLFERFLNPERVSMPDFDIDFCMDNRDKVIDYVAETYGRDAVSQIVTFGTMAAKAVVRDVARVQGKPFGLADKLSKLIPFEIGMTLTRAMDEEPLMREFVEGNEEAQEIMEMAFKLEGLTRNVGKHAGGVVIAPTKLTDFSATYCDELGQGLVTQFDKNDVEEAGLVKFDFLGLRTLTIVDWAVKTIDRIRAKTGEEPLDIALIDLEDRPTFDLLQSAETTAVFQLESSGMKDLVRRLQPDRFEDIVALVALFRPGPLQSGMVDDFILRKHGQAELAYPHADYQLDSLQPVLEPTYGIILYQEQVMQIAQVMAGYTLGGADMLRRAMGKKKPEEMAKQRTSFLEGSEQNGIDADLAGNIFDLVEKFAGYGFNKSHSAAYALVSYQTAWLKTHYPAPFMAAVLSSDMQNTDKVVIFVEECRTMKLPLVLPDVNFGEYMFTVNDEGEIVYGLGAVKGVGEGPIEAIVEARNDGGEFSDIFDFCKRVGSKKLNKRVLEALVRSGALDHMGPDRAQIWACIPEALKAADQSERNQNAGMFDLFGEVEAEQPRDPYAEYMKLRKWTDKERLQGERETLGLYVTGHPIDEYESELPHFISKRIGELQPQRGQQQKMLGLVVDVRVMKTKKGDPLCFVTLDDRTSRIEVSLFGEAYDEYRTVLVKDAVLLIEGEITVDSYSGTDKLKVRGNSVVDITQCRARYGKHIEIDCDEQQLRERPLKAFGELLTAHKSSVKMPVALKYSRIDASALLTLGEAWQVPPTDELLLKLKDQFGGDAVRIRY, encoded by the coding sequence ATGACTGATCCGGCATTTGTACATCTGCGCATGCATACCGAGTTTTCACTGGTCGATGGTCTGGTGCGTATAAAAGAGCTGGTTGGTGTTGCTAAAGACCAGCAGATTCCAGCGATTGCCATAACCGATCAGGTAAATCTGTTTGCTTTGGTTAAATTCTTTAAAGCAACAACCGGTGCCGGGATTAAACCGATATTTGGTGCGGATGTGTGGCTTGAAAACGAATCTGAGCCTGAGTCACCGCCCCATAGACTGACCCTGCTGGCGATGAATGAAAAGGGTTATCGCAATTTGATGGAGCTCATCTCGCTGGCTTACGAGCAAGGGCAGAGCGTCCAGCCGGAACTGGCACTGCTGAAGAAAAGCTGGATCTTTGATCGCTCGCAGGGCCTGATCGTTTTGTCTGGCGCAAAGGAGGGCGAAGTCGGGCGGGCGCTATCTGATAATGACTCTGCCCGGGCTGTAGTTGAGCAGTGGCAACAGGTGTTTCAGGATCGTTTTTATTTAGAAATTCAGCGTACTGGCCGTCCCGGTGATGAAAGCTGTGTTCATGCATCGGTTCAGTTGGCGGATGAAACGGGTTGCCCGTTGGTTGCGACGAACGAAGTGATGTTTATCAGGCCTGAAGATTTCGAAGCCCATGAGGTTCGTGTCTGTATTAACCAGAGCCGGACCCTGGAAGATCCTAACCGCCCAAAGAACTACACCGAACAGCAGTACCTTCGCTCTGCTGAAGAGATGGCTGAGTTGTTTAGCGATATTCCCTCCGCTGTGGACAACAGTGTTGAGATCGCTAAACGGTGTAATGTCGAGCTCGATTTAGGGACCTATTATCTGCCTAAGTACCCGATTCCTGATGGGATGACGATGGATCAGTTTTTTGCTGATGTATCCTGGAAGGGGCTGGAAGAGCGGCTTGATATTTTATTGGATAAAGATGCTCCTGATTATGCTGAAAAGCGTAAGCCCTATGAAGAACGGATGGTCTTTGAACTCGATATCATTACGCAGATGGGTTTCCCGGGCTACTTTCTGATCGTAATGGACTTCATTCAGTGGGGTAAAGATAACGGCGTACCTGTTGGTCCTGGTCGAGGGTCAGGTGCGGGCTCGCTGGTTGCTTATGCGCAGAAGATTACCGACCTTGATCCGCTTGAATATGACTTGCTATTCGAACGGTTCTTGAATCCGGAACGGGTATCAATGCCCGATTTCGATATCGATTTCTGCATGGATAACCGGGATAAGGTTATCGATTATGTAGCAGAAACTTACGGCCGTGATGCCGTATCTCAGATTGTAACTTTTGGTACGATGGCGGCGAAAGCGGTTGTACGTGATGTTGCCCGGGTGCAGGGTAAGCCCTTTGGTCTGGCCGATAAACTGTCTAAGCTGATTCCGTTTGAGATTGGCATGACGCTGACCAGGGCTATGGATGAAGAGCCTTTGATGCGGGAGTTTGTTGAGGGTAACGAAGAAGCCCAGGAAATTATGGAGATGGCCTTTAAGTTAGAAGGTCTGACCCGAAATGTGGGTAAGCATGCCGGAGGTGTGGTAATCGCACCGACTAAGTTGACTGACTTCTCTGCTACTTATTGTGATGAACTGGGGCAGGGGTTGGTCACTCAGTTCGACAAGAACGATGTCGAGGAAGCGGGGTTGGTTAAGTTTGACTTCCTGGGTCTGCGTACCTTGACTATTGTCGACTGGGCGGTCAAAACCATCGATCGTATACGGGCGAAAACGGGCGAAGAACCGTTGGATATTGCTCTGATCGATCTTGAAGACCGACCGACCTTTGATCTGTTGCAATCGGCTGAAACCACTGCGGTATTTCAGCTTGAGTCCAGCGGCATGAAAGATCTGGTGCGCCGTTTGCAGCCGGATCGCTTTGAAGATATTGTCGCTTTGGTGGCGCTATTCCGGCCAGGCCCGCTTCAGTCAGGCATGGTGGACGACTTTATCCTACGAAAGCATGGTCAGGCTGAATTGGCATACCCCCATGCTGACTACCAGCTGGATAGCCTGCAGCCAGTATTGGAACCTACTTACGGTATTATCCTGTATCAGGAACAGGTCATGCAGATCGCTCAGGTGATGGCAGGCTATACCCTGGGTGGTGCAGATATGCTCCGTCGGGCGATGGGTAAGAAAAAACCTGAAGAGATGGCTAAACAGCGTACCTCTTTTCTTGAGGGGTCAGAGCAGAACGGTATTGATGCTGATCTGGCGGGTAATATCTTTGATCTGGTAGAGAAATTTGCCGGCTATGGCTTCAACAAATCCCACTCGGCCGCTTATGCGTTGGTGTCCTATCAGACCGCATGGTTGAAAACGCATTATCCGGCGCCTTTCATGGCAGCAGTATTGTCATCTGATATGCAGAACACCGATAAAGTGGTGATCTTCGTTGAAGAGTGCCGCACCATGAAGTTGCCATTAGTGTTGCCGGATGTGAATTTCGGTGAGTATATGTTCACCGTGAATGATGAGGGTGAAATCGTCTATGGTCTGGGGGCTGTCAAGGGCGTTGGTGAGGGGCCGATAGAGGCGATAGTTGAAGCTCGCAATGACGGTGGCGAATTTTCCGATATTTTTGATTTTTGTAAGCGTGTGGGCAGTAAAAAGCTGAATAAACGTGTTTTGGAGGCGTTGGTACGCTCCGGAGCGCTGGATCATATGGGGCCTGATCGGGCTCAAATCTGGGCCTGTATACCCGAAGCTCTGAAAGCAGCAGATCAGTCGGAACGCAATCAGAATGCAGGAATGTTTGATCTGTTTGGTGAGGTTGAAGCTGAGCAGCCGAGAGATCCTTACGCCGAGTATATGAAGCTCCGTAAGTGGACCGATAAAGAGCGCTTGCAGGGCGAACGAGAGACTTTGGGTCTCTATGTTACCGGGCATCCCATTGATGAATATGAATCCGAATTGCCGCACTTTATCTCCAAGCGCATCGGTGAGCTGCAGCCTCAGCGGGGGCAGCAGCAGAAGATGTTAGGCCTGGTGGTGGATGTTCGGGTTATGAAAACGAAGAAAGGCGACCCGCTGTGTTTCGTTACCCTGGATGACCGCACTTCGCGGATTGAAGTCTCTTTGTTTGGTGAGGCTTACGATGAGTACCGGACTGTATTGGTCAAAGATGCTGTGTTGCTAATTGAGGGTGAAATTACTGTCGATAGCTATTCCGGTACGGATAAACTTAAAGTACGAGGTAATTCCGTTGTTGATATTACCCAGTGCAGAGCGCGGTATGGTAAGCATATAGAGATAGATTGTGATGAGCAGCAGCTGCGGGAGCGTCCTTTGAAGGCCTTTGGTGAACTGCTTACAGCGCATAAAAGCAGTGTAAAAATGCCTGTTGCATTGAAGTATAGCCGCATTGATGCCTCTGCACTCCTGACGTTGGGTGAAGCCTGGCAAGTACCGCCAACCGATGAACTGCTGCTTAAACTGAAAGACCAGTTTGGTGGTGATGCGGTCCGTATTCGCTATTGA